A section of the Hippea sp. KM1 genome encodes:
- the lptM gene encoding LPS translocon maturation chaperone LptM, whose amino-acid sequence MKRLAIFIVMCLTVLALSSCGHKTDIVPPDAKTHITF is encoded by the coding sequence ATGAAAAGGTTGGCTATCTTTATTGTGATGTGTCTGACGGTCCTTGCCCTTTCAAGCTGCGGGCATAAGACAGATATAGTGCCGCCAGATGCCAAAACCCACATAACATTTTGA
- the nadB gene encoding L-aspartate oxidase, with the protein MEGTIAVIGSGVAGLRAAIELLTNGYNVMLFSKDKLSYCNTDKAQGGIAVVLNPMDSFDKHIEDTLKAGAGLCRKEAVEVLVKEGPDRVKELISWGASFDKNDRGELDFTREAAHSVNRILHALGDATGHEIEQTLIKKLKSLNGVEVFENRMLSHILTENNQVYGVEFLNLKTDEYETYKVDAVILSSGGYAAIYKNTTNPQITTGDGIAAALLAGAVLEDMEFVQFHPTALKRYNAPQFLISESMRGEGAVLINDRGEEFMKKYHRLGELAPRDVVARSIIFEMKDRGIDKVYLDATRMGADFVKKRFPTIYNECLKYGLDISKEAIPVSPAAHYTMGGVKTDIESKTSIKGLFAAGEVACNGVHGANRLASNSMLEGLVFGKRAAESAMEFLKSHQPINTTFQKPQAVNCNKLALKRRIEDLKETIWNKLGVVRRMKEMEEILNCSWALFLKHNLPYACKEGLMLRNMALLASAIAYAGISRKGSVGAHYCIDTPHSYDNKKHISFNINSLEENL; encoded by the coding sequence ATGGAAGGGACTATAGCCGTAATAGGCAGCGGCGTTGCCGGCTTAAGGGCAGCCATAGAATTGCTTACAAACGGATACAATGTCATGCTATTCTCCAAAGACAAGCTGAGCTATTGCAATACCGACAAAGCCCAAGGCGGAATAGCCGTTGTCCTGAATCCCATGGATAGTTTTGACAAACACATAGAAGACACACTTAAGGCCGGTGCGGGGCTATGCAGGAAAGAGGCCGTGGAGGTTTTGGTCAAAGAAGGACCGGATAGGGTAAAAGAGCTGATAAGCTGGGGTGCCAGTTTTGACAAAAACGACAGGGGCGAGCTGGACTTCACCCGCGAGGCGGCACACTCTGTAAACAGAATACTACACGCCCTGGGGGATGCCACAGGTCATGAGATAGAGCAGACGCTTATTAAAAAGCTTAAGTCCCTAAATGGCGTTGAGGTATTCGAGAATCGCATGCTTTCACATATATTAACGGAAAACAACCAGGTCTATGGGGTGGAGTTTCTTAATCTAAAAACAGACGAATATGAAACATACAAGGTCGATGCGGTAATACTGTCAAGCGGCGGGTATGCAGCCATATACAAGAACACAACAAACCCCCAGATTACCACAGGCGACGGCATAGCTGCAGCCCTATTGGCCGGAGCCGTATTGGAGGATATGGAGTTTGTTCAGTTTCATCCAACGGCATTAAAAAGATACAATGCCCCGCAATTTTTGATAAGTGAGTCCATGAGGGGCGAAGGAGCCGTATTGATAAACGACAGGGGCGAGGAGTTCATGAAGAAATACCACCGACTGGGCGAGCTTGCACCCCGTGATGTGGTGGCCAGATCCATAATATTCGAGATGAAGGATAGAGGAATCGACAAGGTATATTTAGATGCAACAAGAATGGGGGCGGATTTTGTGAAGAAGCGCTTTCCCACCATATACAACGAGTGCTTAAAATACGGACTTGACATATCTAAGGAGGCTATCCCTGTATCCCCGGCTGCCCATTACACGATGGGTGGGGTGAAAACGGACATAGAATCGAAGACATCAATAAAGGGTCTATTTGCGGCGGGTGAGGTGGCATGCAACGGGGTTCACGGAGCAAACAGGCTTGCAAGCAACTCCATGTTAGAGGGATTGGTCTTTGGCAAAAGGGCTGCAGAAAGCGCAATGGAGTTTTTAAAATCACACCAACCGATAAACACAACATTTCAAAAACCCCAAGCCGTAAACTGCAACAAATTGGCACTAAAAAGGAGAATCGAGGACTTGAAAGAGACAATCTGGAATAAATTGGGTGTTGTGAGGCGAATGAAAGAGATGGAGGAGATATTAAACTGCAGCTGGGCCCTGTTTTTGAAGCACAACCTTCCCTATGCGTGCAAAGAAGGCCTCATGCTGCGCAATATGGCGCTCCTTGCTTCGGCTATAGCGTATGCAGGCATATCAAGAAAGGGCAGCGTGGGGGCTCATTACTGCATAGACACACCGCATTCATACGATAACAAAAAGCATATATCGTTCAACATCAATAGCTTAGAGGAAAACCTATGA
- a CDS encoding MarR family winged helix-turn-helix transcriptional regulator, protein MSVYLQAKELILGSRFKRLSDRFFNEVALIYKSQNIPFEPSWFAIFYILDRHGKTTISQIAQQLDLTQSAISQTISTLEGKGLVRVGSQKGDKRIKVVELTEEAFKLLSEVKPLWKLIRAKMREILNEGDNSRYMLEALEEFELACQKKSLSQRVLEELNNTDYSVVWGYRGEFYLQLKRLFFDWMFNFGCIEESFVNDFKGILKGAKLLFALKDREVVACVLGLTNKDKNLVFVCDRDDVDNRIAAELFLRFVEQYELNKARVYFDADKPLIINILKQNGFLRVSIQERPDVNRRLAIFERG, encoded by the coding sequence ATGTCGGTTTACCTTCAGGCCAAAGAGCTTATATTGGGCAGCAGGTTTAAAAGGCTCAGTGATAGGTTCTTTAACGAGGTTGCCCTGATCTATAAATCGCAGAACATACCCTTTGAGCCGTCCTGGTTTGCCATATTCTATATTTTGGATAGGCACGGCAAGACCACCATAAGCCAGATAGCCCAGCAGCTGGATTTAACCCAATCCGCCATAAGCCAGACCATATCCACCCTTGAAGGCAAGGGGCTTGTTAGGGTGGGCTCCCAGAAGGGGGATAAGAGGATCAAGGTGGTTGAGCTTACCGAGGAGGCCTTTAAGCTTCTATCTGAGGTTAAGCCCTTGTGGAAGCTTATAAGGGCCAAGATGAGGGAGATACTCAATGAGGGAGACAACAGCAGGTATATGCTTGAGGCTTTGGAGGAGTTTGAGCTGGCCTGTCAGAAAAAGAGCTTAAGCCAGAGGGTTTTGGAGGAGTTGAATAACACCGATTATAGCGTCGTTTGGGGTTATAGAGGCGAGTTTTATCTTCAGCTTAAGAGGCTGTTTTTTGATTGGATGTTTAACTTCGGCTGCATTGAGGAGAGCTTTGTCAACGATTTTAAGGGCATATTAAAGGGCGCTAAGTTGTTGTTTGCCTTAAAGGATAGAGAGGTTGTTGCCTGTGTTTTAGGGCTGACCAATAAGGATAAAAACTTAGTTTTTGTATGCGATAGAGACGATGTGGATAACAGGATTGCTGCTGAGTTGTTTTTGCGTTTTGTTGAGCAGTACGAACTGAATAAGGCCAGGGTTTATTTTGATGCAGATAAGCCGCTGATAATAAACATTCTAAAGCAGAACGGCTTTTTGAGGGTTTCTATACAGGAAAGACCCGATGTCAACAGAAGGCTGGCCATTTTTGAGAGGGGTTGA